In Vicugna pacos chromosome 6, VicPac4, whole genome shotgun sequence, the DNA window CCTCGCCCTCGGCCTATCCCGCGACGCGACGCGCACGAGCCCCGCCTCCGCCCCGCGCGGGGCTAGACGCGCGGCCCTGACGTCACGCACGACCGAGGCGCGGCGGGGGAGCTGCGCCGCTCTGGGCCCGCGGCCATGCCCAAGCGGGGCTGCCCGTTCGCGGACGCGGCCCCGCTGCAGCTCAAGGTGCGTGTGGGTCCGCGGGAGCTGAGTCGCGGCGTGTGCGCCGAGCGCCTCTCGCGGGAGATCTTCGGTGAGTGCGAGGTTGGACTTCCTCGCTGCGAAGCGGGGCCTGGGCGGGCGGTCTCCGCAAGCCGCGCCCCCGGCGCCGTCCGGCCGGTTTGGGAGCGGTGAGTAGGGCGTCGGGAgtgcccccacctcccctgcgGGGATGTTTGACGAGCGCTAAGAGCCTCCGGGCCCAGCGAGAGGCCAGGGGGCGGGATGTCCCGGGCGGAGTAAGCCGCGGAAGTGCCCGTTGTCACCCGAGAGGCGTTCGTGGAGCGCGCCTTCCCTGCGCGGCCCTGCGGCTGCGCGGGAGACCCTGCCTCCGGTCCAGTGGGGGACTCGCAGGAGGAGGGGTCTCCAGAGGTCAGCAGAGCAGGCACCGGTCGCCGCAGGACCACTTGCCGGTGTCAGGTCGCGGGGAGGAGCAGTCTAAGCCGAATCCTACAGCATtaggcaggcagagagggagCGGAAGGGAACTCCTGGTGGAGGCAGTAGCCTGTGTGAAAACCAGAAAGCCGGAGAGTGCAGTAGGACTCAGGGTGGCTGGATGCCAGGGCCTTCTCATCTGGCTTTGTCATGCAGATTCTAGGTGCACTGATATTACAGGTCGTCATTTTGAGGTGGTTAATATCCCTGAGTGGGGCTTATCTCACCTAGTGGTTGGGGCACAAGGTTTGTGCCCGTGCAATGGTTAGACAGTGACCTGGGTGTTTGCAATGGAGTGTGCCGCCGTGCACTGGGGACCTGGGGGAGAGCCCAGCCTGGGGAGACCCTGCTTCTCTTCGTCCTACTGTTCCTGCActcgcccccccccgcccccagccgccCCCATCAGCACTGCTCAGCCCTTTCTTTTCTTGGACACTCCGGTTGCAAATGCAGATGCTTTCCGAGACCATGCAGGTGATAAAAATGAGTGAAGCCACTTCGTTGGTACATTTCATTGATACTATGGCAAAAGTGCACATGCTCTCCCCCACCAGGAGATTCAAAAAATGTAAACACTGTGCAGACAGAGAGAAGAATTAGTAACAAATGAAGATGGAGTCAGTCCAGCCCTTGGCCTTCTTCCTTGACCATGATGTCCTAGAGCACTTGCCAAGGCTTATCACTTGCAGGACCCCCTCAGGGGGTGGCTGCTGGGCATCTGGAAGGAGGGCCGATGGAATGAGGCCAGTGTGAACTCCTGTAACAAATTCTAAGCCAGAACCCTGGCCTCTTTATCTTGAAAGAACTGCAAGCCCTTGAAGACAAGCGTTAACCTCACCACATGACCCCCGATTCCTGTCCTAccacgggggtgggggaggggctgggggaggtgaggcTGTCATCAGTTCCCTGGTACCTGTTGCTTCTGTCAATTGCACATAGCGCCAACAGCTCCTAACATCACCACCCTGGTTCTGTCGGGACAAGGCAGAAAACCACAATTTCTGGGGCTGGCGCCCAGCATTGACCTTGTGGAAGCCCCAGTGCCCTGATGGAAAGGCACTATTCAGGGTGCTGAGAAACCACCTCAGCTCTGGGGTTGGGGTGTTCAGGGCCCACAGAGGTCTGGAAAGTTATAGGGTACTTTGCCGGGTGCCAGTTGCTGCCATGTCTTTTGCTGGCCGCTCTGCGGTAGGTGAAGGGGTGAGGCTCAGCTCCGAGTCTCTGGCTGTGAACTGGTGCACCACAGCGCGGGGGCTTTGCCTGCTGAACAAAGCCAGATTGTGGGTGCTGGGGTGGAGAGCAGCAGCAAGGAGGTGAGGCCACACGGATGGAAAATGAGCAGAGTGACAGGAGAGGGAGCTCAGGTggggctgcagggtccagaaccTTCCTGGAGTGGGTAGCCACCGAGTCCCGGCAAGGAAGagcaggagggcagagggagTGGGACCCAGCTCGCTAGGGAGCAGCCAGTTGGGGTGACGGGATGACGGCTGAGAGGGGACTGAGCACAGCTGGCAGGATGAAGTGCAGGAGCTTCCACGTGGCGGATCTGTAAACGGAGGAACCATCTGTCTTCCCCAGAGAAAACCACACAGCTCCTCTTCCGCGGGGCCCAGACCTACATGGACCACACATGGGAGGAGGTCTGTGCCATCGTCGACACGCCGGAGTCCCCAAAGCCTGGCCCCATGGAAGCCCCTCGCGCTGCACGTGGGCAGATGCTGATCGGACCCGACGGCCGGCTGACCAGGAGCCGAGCCCCGGCCTCTGAAGCCGGTGAGTGAGGCCGACAGCGTACCCTTCCCGGCTGTGTGCAGAGGAGGGGGGCGGCACGCAGGCTTCCCTTTATTCTATGGATCTCTTCCTCCTTGACCAGGCAGGAGCTCTGCCCAGTCTGCCGAACCAGGCAGACGCCAGAAGAGCTGACGTTAGGAGGCTCTGCCCCTACTGACACTCATGCCGGGGGTTGGTGACCGGCTTCTGACTGTTGGGTCAGAAAGAGCAGACCCCTCAGTGTGATCCCCTGTGTGTCCTGCCGGCTTTCCCCCTGCAGCTCCTCAAAAGGGCCCTGTCTGTGGGGAGTGCCTGTTTGGGTCCCTGTGCAGTGTGGCGTGCTTCTCGAACTGTCGCCCATGTCCTGGTTAAAAGCTCTCCCACTCCGGGTCCGGGCGGGGCCCAGGGTGCGGGGATCAGACTTTGAGGTGCAGATGTGAGGCACAGGGGACGAGGGCCTGGAGGGCTCTGGTGCAGACAGTCAGGGGAGCCTGGTCCTTCCAGGACCGGCATCTAGGTGGCGGGAGAAATGGGAGGAGCAGTCAGCATGGAGTCGCGGAAACCACCTGGGGTCTCCTGCTGAAGCGGGCCTGGGTGCTGTGTGACTCACCCAGTGTCCGGAGGACCCAGTGAGGTGTGGGGAGGCAGTGGCCCCCAGCACTCAGGTCCCCTTTGGGCTGACAGGTGTTTCCTCCTCGCAGACCTGGCCGGGGCAGCCTGCTCGTCGTGTGTGCGAGTCGCAGACGGGAGGGCGGCGTGCGGCCAGTGTGAGCGCGCCCTGTGCGGGCGCTGTGTGCGCTCCTGCTGTGGCTGTGGCGCCGTGGCCTGCGCCCTGTGCGCCCTCGTGGAGTAAGTGTGGGCCCCACAGGGGGGCGGGAGAGCAGGCCTGTCCAGCGTCGCCCGTGGCCACAGTGATGGCAGTAAATACTTGGCCCTGCTTGAGTTTCTTCTGAAGTCGTCGGGTTGTTTCTGGAGGAAACCCAGGCCTTGCAGATCGCCAGCTCTGTACCGGGCTGTGGTCTGTCCTGGGTGATTCCTGCTCTGGTCCGTTAAGCCCTCGGGTCAGGGAGTCTCATGTGGTGCTTCTGTGTGCTGTGCTCCTTAGCAGAGGACACCTgacgggggagggcaggagaCTCGAGCGGGTGCAGCCGCGGGCAGGGGGGTCCCGTGTCCCTGCCCAGGAGCCCTTGGCCTGTCCCAGGGACCACTCTTGGCTGTCGGTGGGACTGGGCTGTGCCCTGTAGGAAAGGGTCTGCAGACCTCAAACTGGCCTAGTCCCAGCAGTCCTTAAGACCCGCTGTGGAAAATTAACATCTGCCAGGAGGCACTCCTGGCCGGGGAGGCGGGCAGCGCTGGCAGCAGGGGGCGTGGGACTCTGGTCTGGGGATTACTTTTTGGTCTACTTACGGACGTGGAatcctttcttttgtctttgcCAACTTaattcttcttctcctcctgttTATATGTAAACTGAAAAACGCAGGGCCCTTCCAGCAGCCAGTGCCTTTTCCCTGGAGGGCCACTGACCACACAGAAGGGCAGGCCGTGGGGAGAGGTGGGCGCCCGGCAGGTCCTGGGGGTGCGGGGAGCTGCCCAGATCCCTCAGCCCGACCCACTGCCGTCCGCGGGGAGTCCCTAGCTGGTCTCCTCCCGCCTCTGCTTTCTACGTCCTCGTCCCCAGATGCCCTCAGAGCTCACGCGGAGGTGCCTGGGCAGCCTGCTCTCACCGCGCACGCATTTCTCTGGGCCACCGCCAGGGCAGGGGCTCTGCCCCTTTGATAAACAGATGGCTTGCCTTGGTCACAAGGCTGCAGTGGCAGCCCCCCCGCCGGAAGCCAGGCCTCGGCCTGCTGCACCCACAGCCCCTGCCCGCCCCCTGCCGCCTCAGCCCACACCCAGTCATCCTTCTGGCTCTCAGTATGGCCGCGGGCAGGCGGTGCTGGTGGGAGCCGGCCCGGGCTTCTGGTCCACACACCGGGGGGCACGCGGCTCCAACTCCGCTGCTGATGTGTGTCAGACAGGCAGCGTGTTGCCAGTTTCCTGTCCCTTCAGGGTCTCTCCTGGTGAGTCAGTTTCCCCGTGATTCGCTGAATTGCCTCGTCCTCACCCTGTTTGATGTGCTTCCCATGGGAACCATCAGAGGCCAGTAAACCCTCACCGACCACTTGGAAGGTTTCTGTGGGGGCTTCGGGCCTACTTGAGACCTGGGCTGAGCCACAGGTGGGCTCCTCTGCTGTGTCCATCGGCGGGGGCGGCCTGAATACAGACACACATTCCACACGGAGCCTGGCTGTCGAGGAGCGGGGCTGACCCCCCAGGGGCTGAAGGAGGCGGTGCTCTGGGCCCAGGGCGCTAGCACACTTGGCCTTCTCCCGAGGTCCTCGGGCTGCCTTCCCTCCACGTGTGTGTCTTTATCTAAGGACACCATCCATGTGGGATTGGGATCCCCACTGCCCGGGACCTCATCCTGATTGCATCTGCAGTGAACGGCCTGTCTCCTGATACAGCCAAGGGCCTGGGGGCAGCACCTCACCCTGTAGCTCTAGGAGCACGACCCTGCCTAACGccagctcctctctctccctgcccccgccGTGTCGCAGCAGCAGTGACGTTCATGAGGAAGTGCTCTGTGCCAGCTGTGCCATGTTCGAGACCTGAGGGCGGGAGTGGACACCAGCCCTGCCCGGACGACCTGGTGGTGTCCATGCCGAGGAACTGTGGGGTGGGCGGGGGGAggttctattttgtattttgtattttgtgctCCTGATGACAGAAGTGAATAAACCCTTTATATTTGGACGAGAGGACTCACTTGTCAACAGCCTCTAGGGCGTGTGGCCTGCCCGGCGCTGGAGGGAGCCCAAGGTGGCAGGGGGCAGGCCTGCGCACCCGCTGTCACCTGGCAGCTCAGGCAGCGCCCTGAGCTCTGGGTAAGGAGCTGCCCCATCACCCTGttcacaggtggggaaacaaGCGCAGCGTGTGCGGGCCCAGGTCGTCTGGCTCCAGTGCACCTTGGGGTGGGGCCGCGTCCCAGGCTGTCCCTGAAATGCCACCGTACACCATTGTCTGGGTGGCTGAGGTGCTGGGTTACCTGCCCCCAGGAATGCTGGCCGGCTGGGGTGATGGTCTGGCTCCCTTTGGGGCGGTCTGTGTGGCCTGAAGGgaggggagtgggtgggagaggTGGTGGGGTGGCCTGGAGGACAGCCGAGGGTGAAGGCAGAGTTGCAGGCCACGAGGCCTCCTCACCCGGTGCTGGGGCCCCAGTTCCCACACACCAGGGTCTCTGCAGGGCCCCAGCCTCCCTGAGGAACCGTGGATGAGTGGAGAGGTTCTTTGGGGCGGGGAGCAGGCGGGGAGCAGGCGGGGCCAGCATGGCATCCCGGGGGCAGTGGGGTCGCTGGCCTGTGTGGGAGGGCGGGTGACCTGGGTTCCTAGAGGAAGCTGGGTGGTGGGTGGAGCCGGGCGGGGGTGGGATTTGCTGCTGCGGGCTGAGTGTGAAGCCActgaggcgggggcggggctgaggaGGCCACAGGGGAGCTGGGTCTTGGGAGGGTTGCAAGGGAGTACCTGGGGTCTTCCTGAACTGAGAACTTCCAGAGGCCACCCCAGCCCAGCTGGCATGAGGGCCTGGCTGTCGGGCCATCTGTGCTCTGGGCACGGGCAACAGCGCTCCGTTAGCTGTCCTCATCGTGGGGTCTCCTCCTGTCACCTGGCTTCCCGCAGGGGCCTGGGCCTCCTTCCAGTGTTCCCTGCAGACTGCAGCCCCAGTAAGCGCGTGACAAGGTCGATGCTCAGCGTCACCAGGGGACGCAGGTCAGCGTCACAGGGAGGGGCCGCCTCACACCCATTGGGGTGGCTACTTGCTAAAAACAGCAGAAAACAAGTGGTGGCAAGGGTGTGGAGCCACTGGAACCGTGTGCGCTGCTGGTGGGGACGGGaaatggtgcagccgctgtggaaaacggCATGGCAGTTCCTCAGAAAGGTAAGCAGAGCTACCCTGTGACCCAGCAGCCCCACTCCTGGGAGAATACCCAGCAGGGATTCAGACACCTGTGCACTGTATTCGCAGCAATATTATTCACAGTAGTAAAAATGCTCAAACAGACCAAGTGTCCACCGAGGGATGGGTGGATAAGCAAAACGTCGTCcatccacacaatggagtattacccggccttaaaaaaggaaggaaatcctgccacctTCTCCAGCATGGCTGGGCCTTGTGTGCGTCATGCTGAGTGAGATAAGACAGTCGCAGGAGGACAAGTTCTGTGTCGTCCCGTTCATGTGAGGTCCCTGGAGCAGCCACTTTCATAGAGGCCGGGGAGGGGGTGCCAGGtctgggggaggcaggaggagttTGTGTTTAATGGGAATAGGTCCACTTTGTGAAGATGCAAAGGTCTCGGGACCGATGGTGGTGACGGTGGCACAACCACACAAATGTACTTAGTGCTACTGAACTGGTCACTTAAAAGTGGTTGAAGGGGTAAGTTTGACAGATTTTgccagttaaaatattttaaatgttaaaaagacagTTGACTgttcaaagcaaaaataataatgttctttGAGAGTTTTGAACATGTGGAAACAAAAGTTACGATAGTGGCATTGAGACCAGAGATGGAGGTGTCGCTCGCTGCCCTAGGGGTTCATGTGGGAAGCGCTGTCGTTTCAGCTGCCAGTAGACTGACTAAAAGACCGGCACTGAAGCCCTAAAGCAGCCAGGCCAGAGCACAGTCATCCGTTCAGCAGAGATTTATTCTAAGTTCTGCACGGAGGGCAGGGTGCAGCTCCCTGGtagggcacgtgcttagcatgcatgaggtcctgggctcaatccccggTACGtcagtttaagaaaataaataaaacaaaaaacttcttagaatttttaaataaataaatcccacACGGAaccctggattggatcctggaatagaaaagGAACATCAGTGGAAAAACCGATGAAATCGAACTAAGTCaataaaagggagaaaatggGACGTTAAAAAATACTCATTCAGTCCAAAATGAGGctgacagagaagaaagaaggcacAAAGCCGGCGGGACACGCAGAACAGCAGGGGGCTGTTGCATCTCCGCCCCGTCTACCTGCGGCCCCACTGGCGGCACCGGGACGGAGGCCGTCGGAGAGCCTGGGCGGCAGCGCAGAGCACGCCCCCGTGTCTGCTGTCTGCAGGAGTTCACCTTCAGACTAAAGACGCATCAGAAGTGAAAGGTGGACTACGTAGCTACCGAGAGATGAACCCGCCTGTGAGTAGGCAGCCCCTGGGTGGTGGCGTCCTGACCCCAGCACAAAGCACCCAGCCGCACCCCACCTTGCTGGCCCCTTACCCAGAGCTGCTGACCGGCCCACAGCCCCCAGGGCCTCGTCTGCAGCATGCGGTGCGCTCAGCGCCTTATTTATGCACACCTGCCGAAATGCGGGCACTCCATGTGCTGAAGGCTCCTCTGTTCCTGACTTCCTGTCCCTCTGGAGGCCAGCCCAGGGCCCAGAAGAGCAGGGTGGGACACGGAAAGGCACCACAGCCTCCGTGCAGCCCAGCTGGTCCTCActgcccaggcccctccctgtCTGCTCTGGTCTTTTCTCCCCCAGGTGCCGGTCTCCTTGCACCCCCACTGTTCTGCCTGGAAGGTCAGGGTGTTCTCAGGGAGTCCCCCTTCCCTCTTTTCCTCGTGGCCACACCCACCTGGCTGGGACACACAAGATTGTGCTTGTGTCCAGGTCATGACCTTGAAGCCTGTCCTGGGCCACAGGAACGGTCCCTAAGGCCATCACCCAGTCACTCCCACACCCCAGTCATCCCCCCATCAGCTAAGGGGTCCCACGGGAAGGAGCAGCTCATGCCCCCCACCTGGCCAGCTGAACCCCCCGACGCCCCAGCTTCAGCTCCCTGTTTTCCACACCACGCCTGCCACTTCAGGGTACCACTTGCTCCAAGTTTGAAGATACACTGCTGTGTTTTCTGGTTTCTAcaatataccttttttttttactgtgttaaAACACACATGACATAAAAGCCCCTGAACCGTTTTCAAGTGCACATTTCTGTagcgttaagtacattcacatggttgtgcatccatcaccaccatctgtctccagaactttctcatcttcccagacAGAAGCTCTGTCCCTGCTAAacaccactcccctcccccagccccggctcCCACCACCCTACTTTCTGTCTAAGAATCTGACGGCTCTGGGACTTCGAGCAGGTGGAGTCGCAGTTTCTGCCCCTTTGTGGCTTCCTCTTCACTCAGCGTGATGTCCGCAGGGCCCATCCATCCGTGTTGGGCGGGTGTCGGAATTTCCGTCTTTCCCCAAGGCCGGATGACATTGCGTCGTGTGTGGCTGGACCACGTCTTGGTAGCCCCTTCGTGGTCCACGGGCAGGTGGGCTGCATCCACATTTTGAGGCTACGGTGAAGGGTGCTGCTAGAGGTGCAGGGTTACCTCCTCCAGACCTGCCTGCTCGCGACTCTTCACGGTGCGTATCCAGAGTGGAATTGTGGGGTCACTGCAAACTCGTTTCTCAAGGACCCTCCCTGCTGTTCTCCATTCCCTCCAGCAGTGCCCAGGGCTCCAACTTGACGTGTATGTTTATGTATCTGAAACCTGGATCCAAAGCATCACGTAATAGGTAACATTTGGTGTGTTTGTGGTTTCCAAAAAAACTGCGTACTGAGTGAAACCACCAGTTTCGTAAAGGACTGCCCAGAGGAGAACTGGGCTGCTCTGGACACTGCCCCCAGCCGGACTGACCCCCACCACCCCATGCTCCTTGCCGGCACCCCCTCCAGCAGAAGAGGGGTGGCCACCCACCACAAGGAGTGCCTTTTTGTCAGGGCCATCAGTCCAGGAGcctggagaggcaggcagctcctgccccctcccctaggCCTGGCTGCCAGGTCCTGTGAACGTCCGGTAGTCGTAGTCACAGCCTTGGCCGCTCCCCAGGACAGATGCGGCAGCTGGGGCTCCGCCCACCCCTCCGCGGGCACCTGGGCTGGAGTTGGGCAGCTGCCTCCTCTCCACGCCCACAAGGTGGCGCCCGTCGCATGTCCCGCTGGGCTGCTCGGGCTCAGGGCGGGTCCCACTGTCCATGTGGTCACTGTCCCAGGCTTGCTGTGCCACCCCCAGCAGGTGGCTCTTTGGGGCCTCCTTggggcccagggcctggctgtGGTGAGTCTCCACCTTGACCAGCTCTGGGTCCTGCAGGGTCCCGCTCCTTCCTGTGGTCAGAGTCTGCCGGGTGGACagagctggtgggtagatggccGTGCAGTCTGGGTGGCCTCCTCAGGGGCATGAGGGTGGGGTGAAGCCAGGTGGGGACAGGGATGGCCAGGGTATCTCCCCTCCAGCGAGCCTGGCCGGAGCTGGGTCGCGGGACATCTTCCCTCAAAGGCCATCCCTGAGGCCGCGGGGCGGGCCGACCCCAGCACAGGCCAGGCAGGAAGGACAGGGCGCTCCCCCACGAGCAGGCCAGCCACACGCTCCTTCACCCTTCACCTAGCAAATCAAGCCACAAAGTTgaaaagcaatttttttattgaagaatttagGGGGAAGGCTCATAATAGTAAAAATACTAAAGTTGAATATAAAAAAACGCCATGGTGCAGTGCAGCGTCTGGCCGGGAGGCACGGGGGATGCAGCGATGGCCCCTCCAAAGGGcgctggggcggggctggggtgaCAGCGGGAGAGTGAAGCTTCTACAGGACAAGTGCTACCGGGGAAGCCATCGGGGAGGGCGGTCCCAACAGGACGGGGTGGACAGAGGGCTTTCTTCTAAGATTAACAACCCCCAATATGCACGTGAACAGCATGAGACACAGCAACAGATTTCACCTGGTTCCTCTCTCACGggcaagccccagcctgaccccGTCTTGGCCGCCTTCCTCCAGGCTCAGCACCGGGGCTGCCACGTGGCCCACCCTGAGGGAGAAGGGGCCAGGCCAGCACAGCACGCCCAGGTTGCTTCTGGGGCCCCCAGGTCGGGCCCAGACAGGTGCAGCCGGGGACAGCTGGCGAGAGGGACggaggggctgtgggcagggGGCCCACCCTGACCCCGACTGCCCGTGGCTGCAGAAGTCCTCAACAGTTCCCCACGTGAATCTAATTTCTCTGAAGGTCGAGGCCACGTCTGGAGAACCGgatgaaataaattaagaaaaactgCGGACCATTCTCCCCCGGCCCTGGCTGGCCAGGGGGACGCCACCCAAGGCAGGCAGCCCTGCCCACAGCACGCAACCGGAGCGGCATGGTTCCGCCCAGACTCATCCAGAAATAAAGGGCATTAAATACAGATCACCCCCGCGAGGCTTCCTCCCGATCCTCGGAAGCCGTCTTCCGGAGCACATGGCTGCCCATGGCAGTGTCCTGAGCGCACCTGGCTGGTCCCCTCAGGCCGTGCCGCTGGCTGAGTAGGAGAACTGGGGGAAGTGAGGCCTCCGCTCACTGTCCACGCCCTCCATG includes these proteins:
- the SIVA1 gene encoding apoptosis regulatory protein Siva isoform X1; its protein translation is MPKRGCPFADAAPLQLKVRVGPRELSRGVCAERLSREIFEKTTQLLFRGAQTYMDHTWEEVCAIVDTPESPKPGPMEAPRAARGQMLIGPDGRLTRSRAPASEADLAGAACSSCVRVADGRAACGQCERALCGRCVRSCCGCGAVACALCALVDSSDVHEEVLCASCAMFET
- the SIVA1 gene encoding apoptosis regulatory protein Siva isoform X2, which codes for MPKRGCPFADAAPLQLKVRVGPRELSRGVCAERLSREIFEKTTQLLFRGAQTYMDHTWEEVCAIVDTPESPKPGPMEAPRAARGQMLIGPDGRLTRSRAPASEADLAGAACSSCVRVADGRAACGQCERALCGRCVRSCCGCGAVACALCALVDSDVHEEVLCASCAMFET